One Rhodothermales bacterium genomic window carries:
- a CDS encoding DUF2723 domain-containing protein encodes MNWNKTERILAAFVFLWALVLYLATVAPTASFWDSGEFIAIANQLQVSHPPGAPFYMLIGRLFSMFSSPAYVALAVNLVSVLSSALTVLLTFLIIVRIAREWQPADREQTFQDHITVWAGGVIGAITYAATDSFWFNAVEAEVYAMSMFFTAVVVWLIMKWSELARREEAQFTGKHQHPFGLSANRYLILIAYMFGLAIGVHLLNLLAVFFVALIFFFQEIDRRDWSTGQRIVGLIVTGVVSVLIFLLIYPGMIQWLPSLIGDSGAPIFLTVALILAVVAGIYFTQKRQMQVPNLAFLYVAMALIGYTTYALIFIRSAANPPIDENDPETVEAIVSYLKREQYGDTPLLKGSTYDNATAKINYDEETLFPRRHSPAPPHLAFYAQFDSDWDFFWEYQVRDMYFRYFLWNFSGRGSDEQDAPAITGISAIDHPDYGPDRFVQTPSERESRNAYFALPLLLGLFGAIFHFMRDWRRAFSIFVLFFVTGIGIILYLNQTPMQPRERDYSYVASFFAFTLWIGIGATGVLQLIRESMEKSLRDGASNAILIGVAALLCVAVPLWMTIENYHDHDRSGNYVAPEYAYNMLMSVADDAILITNGDNDTFPLWYLQEVEAVRRDVRVVNVSLLNTPWYIKQLKNQSSRDSAPLPFSMSDEEIDKLNIRPWQPREISLPVDVDALMQDSEVPLAPGDTSRFESPMSWTLQGRPYDERMNLLYISDLALYDILLTNAEKNWERPFYFAVTVSSDGLMDLDNYFQLEGQAFRIVPIKHNEQLGRVVPGITPQRLSQFKFTGLNDPEVYFDENVRRMVDNYRNIFATTAQTVGEAGDQVQAVALMDRLMNEVPFQTIPGTPQSYLVVARALQLIGETERAVSVWKNAEPVVLDQLKRAQTRRQVDSLIRFIQMIQLGYIEVSDFEAASTFSDRIAEALDDDIYRQTPEQLRAERDRLFSPDSASAP; translated from the coding sequence ATGAACTGGAATAAAACCGAACGCATCCTGGCCGCATTCGTCTTTCTCTGGGCGCTCGTGTTATACCTCGCGACCGTGGCTCCGACGGCATCGTTCTGGGATTCGGGCGAGTTTATCGCGATCGCCAACCAGCTCCAGGTGTCGCATCCGCCGGGCGCACCGTTTTACATGTTGATCGGGCGGCTCTTTTCCATGTTTTCGTCGCCGGCGTATGTAGCACTCGCCGTCAACCTGGTCTCCGTACTCTCCAGCGCGCTGACCGTGTTGTTGACGTTTCTTATCATCGTGCGTATCGCCCGCGAATGGCAGCCGGCGGATCGGGAGCAGACGTTTCAGGACCACATCACCGTCTGGGCCGGCGGCGTGATCGGCGCCATCACCTACGCGGCCACGGACTCGTTCTGGTTCAACGCCGTCGAGGCCGAAGTCTACGCCATGTCGATGTTCTTCACGGCCGTCGTCGTGTGGCTCATCATGAAGTGGAGCGAACTGGCCCGCCGGGAAGAAGCCCAGTTCACCGGCAAACACCAGCACCCATTTGGCCTGAGCGCCAATCGCTACCTCATTCTGATCGCCTACATGTTTGGCCTGGCGATCGGGGTGCACCTGCTGAACCTGCTGGCGGTGTTTTTTGTCGCGCTCATCTTCTTCTTCCAGGAGATCGACCGACGAGACTGGTCGACCGGGCAGCGGATCGTCGGCCTCATCGTCACCGGCGTCGTATCGGTGCTCATCTTCCTGTTGATCTACCCCGGCATGATCCAGTGGCTGCCGTCGCTGATCGGGGATAGCGGCGCGCCCATTTTCTTGACGGTAGCGTTGATCCTGGCCGTCGTGGCCGGCATCTATTTTACACAGAAGCGGCAGATGCAGGTGCCCAATCTTGCGTTCCTCTATGTCGCGATGGCGCTGATTGGCTATACGACCTATGCGCTGATCTTCATTCGGAGCGCGGCCAACCCGCCCATCGACGAGAATGATCCCGAGACGGTAGAAGCCATCGTATCCTACCTCAAGCGCGAACAATACGGCGATACGCCGCTGTTGAAGGGGTCGACATACGACAACGCCACCGCGAAGATCAACTACGACGAGGAGACCCTATTCCCGCGCCGGCACTCCCCTGCCCCACCGCACCTCGCGTTTTACGCCCAATTCGATTCCGATTGGGATTTCTTTTGGGAGTACCAGGTGCGCGACATGTACTTCCGATACTTCCTCTGGAATTTCTCTGGACGAGGGAGCGACGAGCAAGATGCGCCGGCGATCACGGGGATCAGCGCCATCGACCACCCCGATTACGGGCCCGATCGATTCGTTCAGACCCCCAGCGAGCGTGAAAGTCGCAACGCCTATTTCGCGCTGCCGCTCCTACTGGGTCTCTTTGGAGCCATATTCCACTTCATGCGCGACTGGCGCCGCGCGTTCAGTATTTTTGTCCTTTTCTTCGTGACCGGCATCGGGATCATCCTGTACCTGAACCAGACCCCGATGCAACCGCGCGAGCGCGACTATTCGTACGTGGCCAGCTTTTTTGCCTTCACCCTGTGGATCGGCATCGGCGCGACAGGCGTCCTCCAGCTGATCCGCGAGTCGATGGAGAAGTCGTTACGAGACGGCGCCAGCAACGCGATCCTGATCGGCGTCGCCGCGTTATTATGTGTGGCCGTTCCGCTCTGGATGACGATCGAGAACTACCACGATCACGACCGTTCGGGCAACTATGTCGCCCCGGAGTATGCCTATAATATGTTGATGAGCGTCGCCGACGATGCGATCCTGATCACCAACGGCGACAACGACACCTTTCCGCTGTGGTACCTGCAGGAGGTCGAGGCCGTGCGCCGGGATGTGAGAGTCGTGAACGTATCGCTCTTAAACACACCCTGGTATATCAAACAGCTCAAGAACCAGTCCTCACGGGACTCCGCGCCGTTGCCGTTTTCGATGAGCGACGAGGAAATCGACAAGCTGAACATCCGGCCATGGCAGCCTCGGGAAATTAGCCTTCCGGTGGATGTCGATGCGTTGATGCAGGATAGCGAAGTGCCGCTTGCGCCGGGCGATACGAGCCGATTCGAAAGCCCGATGTCATGGACACTGCAGGGCCGGCCGTACGACGAGCGCATGAACCTGCTGTATATATCGGACCTCGCGCTCTACGATATCCTCTTGACGAACGCCGAGAAGAACTGGGAGCGGCCGTTTTATTTTGCCGTGACCGTGAGTTCGGATGGGTTGATGGATCTGGACAACTACTTTCAACTCGAAGGCCAGGCCTTCCGGATCGTCCCGATCAAACACAATGAGCAACTGGGGCGCGTGGTCCCTGGGATCACGCCGCAGCGGTTGAGTCAGTTCAAGTTTACCGGACTGAACGACCCGGAGGTATATTTCGACGAGAACGTGCGGCGAATGGTCGACAATTACCGCAATATTTTTGCAACGACCGCACAGACGGTGGGTGAAGCGGGCGACCAGGTGCAGGCTGTCGCACTGATGGATCGGCTCATGAACGAAGTCCCGTTCCAGACCATCCCCGGCACACCCCAGTCGTACCTCGTCGTCGCCCGCGCGCTCCAGTTGATCGGGGAGACCGAGCGCGCGGTGTCCGTATGGAAAAACGCCGAGCCGGTTGTGCTGGACCAGCTGAAGCGCGCCCAGACGCGCCGGCAGGTGGACTCGCTCATTCGCTTTATTCAAATGATCCAGCTCGGCTACATCGAAGTAAGCGATTTCGAGGCGGCATCGACCTTCAGCGACCGCATCGCCGAGGCCCTCGACGACGACATTTACCGTCAGACTCCGGAACAGCTGCGCGCCGAACGCGACCGCCTCTTCTCCCCGGATTCCGCCTCTGCACCCTGA
- the ybeY gene encoding rRNA maturation RNase YbeY: MTRSSLPWLELVHAHATLRIDDDRLTRLILALLEDENRTCESLGVILADRQTVLELNQTYLQHDYPTDVLSFLLEPDDGVSPLQGEIYVDLDTALERHEEFSASFEDEALRYVIHGLLHLLGYEDDSQDARQRMHEIENRYLGRP; encoded by the coding sequence GTGACACGCTCCTCGCTGCCCTGGCTCGAACTCGTCCACGCCCACGCGACGCTCCGGATTGACGACGACCGTCTCACCCGACTCATCCTGGCGCTCCTGGAGGATGAAAACCGCACCTGCGAGTCACTCGGCGTTATCCTCGCCGACCGCCAGACGGTGCTCGAACTCAACCAGACCTATCTCCAACACGACTACCCTACCGACGTCCTCTCCTTCCTCCTCGAACCCGACGACGGCGTTTCGCCACTTCAGGGAGAGATCTACGTCGACCTTGATACCGCCCTCGAACGCCACGAAGAATTCAGCGCGTCCTTCGAGGATGAAGCCCTGCGGTATGTGATCCATGGGTTACTTCACCTGCTCGGATACGAGGACGACTCGCAGGATGCGAGGCAGCGAATGCATGAGATCGAGAACAGGTACCTCGGGCGCCCGTGA
- the raiA gene encoding ribosome-associated translation inhibitor RaiA gives MDTRITARHFSAPPKLKDHVNMRMSKLERYYNGITDAHVVLSLPNTGSVSKSAEITVQVYRQALTAQDRASTFEEAVDRCVLRLRRQVLRYKDKLRGN, from the coding sequence ATGGACACAAGAATCACGGCACGGCACTTCAGCGCACCCCCCAAACTGAAAGACCATGTGAACATGCGGATGTCAAAATTGGAACGGTACTACAACGGCATCACCGACGCCCACGTGGTGTTGAGCTTGCCGAATACCGGTAGCGTCAGTAAATCCGCTGAAATCACCGTGCAAGTGTATCGACAAGCCTTGACCGCTCAGGATCGCGCCTCTACCTTCGAAGAAGCTGTCGACCGCTGCGTCCTTCGTCTTCGCCGGCAAGTGCTCAGGTATAAAGACAAGCTTCGGGGAAATTAA
- the metF gene encoding methylenetetrahydrofolate reductase [NAD(P)H]: protein MKISEILDRTSETLISYEIVPPKRGSSAQQIMRIVSDLVEFEPPFIDVTSHSAQVYYEEMPTGAWRRHVKRKRPGTLGLCAAIKHRYNIEPVPHLLCMGFTREETEDALIELNYLGIQNVMALRGDTSEYQKRVAPDRTVNEYAVDLVSQIHEMNCGHYMEDIMDATPTEFCVGVAGYPEKHVQAPNITWDILNLKRKVDAGAEFVTTQMFFDNRHYFEFVERCREVGITVPIIPGLKILTSKAQLQSLPSKFYLEIPEALAAEVEAARPEHVIDIGVEWTLRQVEELMSANLPCIHFYIIQSADVVKRVVKACRKMA from the coding sequence ATGAAGATCAGCGAAATCCTCGATCGTACCTCCGAGACGCTCATCTCCTACGAGATTGTACCGCCCAAACGAGGCAGCTCCGCCCAGCAGATCATGCGGATCGTGTCGGATCTGGTGGAGTTCGAGCCCCCATTTATCGATGTCACGAGCCATTCGGCGCAGGTATATTATGAGGAAATGCCCACCGGGGCCTGGCGCCGGCACGTCAAACGTAAGCGCCCGGGTACGCTGGGTCTCTGCGCGGCGATCAAACATCGCTATAACATCGAGCCCGTCCCTCATCTGCTGTGTATGGGGTTCACCCGGGAAGAAACGGAGGACGCCCTCATCGAGCTGAACTATCTGGGCATCCAGAATGTGATGGCGTTGCGAGGCGATACCTCGGAGTATCAGAAACGGGTGGCGCCGGATCGTACGGTTAATGAGTACGCGGTAGACCTCGTGAGCCAGATCCATGAGATGAATTGCGGGCATTACATGGAGGATATCATGGACGCGACGCCGACGGAGTTTTGTGTGGGCGTGGCCGGTTATCCCGAAAAGCATGTTCAAGCGCCGAATATCACCTGGGATATCCTCAATCTGAAACGAAAGGTGGACGCAGGGGCGGAATTTGTAACGACGCAGATGTTTTTTGATAACCGACACTACTTCGAGTTTGTCGAACGATGCCGCGAAGTGGGCATCACCGTGCCTATCATCCCGGGCTTAAAGATCCTGACGAGCAAGGCGCAGTTGCAGTCGCTGCCAAGTAAATTCTACCTGGAAATCCCAGAAGCGCTGGCCGCGGAAGTGGAAGCCGCCAGGCCCGAGCATGTGATCGATATCGGGGTGGAGTGGACGTTGCGTCAGGTGGAGGAGCTGATGAGCGCCAATCTGCCGTGTATCCACTTTTATATTATCCAGTCGGCGGATGTGGTGAAGCGCGTGGTGAAAGCGTGCCGAAAGATGGCCTGA
- a CDS encoding 5'-methylthioadenosine nucleosidase — MNAIVFATEQEARPFLKKYERGRFDGLEEGEIVRDDALVVTITGLGKIKAALRTDQLLRGHRVRRLIHAGTCTALTTSLALGELVAADQVFEGDRIELSAPTYPRMPLDVFDPSMKQGTLVTQDHTPQDEKERTYWQRIAQMSDMSGYAVAYVSATYGVPCFIIKAIAGYLFGQDENFQRSLERAHESIGDFLMRHATA; from the coding sequence ATGAATGCTATTGTCTTTGCCACGGAGCAGGAGGCTCGCCCGTTCCTCAAGAAGTACGAACGGGGACGCTTCGATGGCCTTGAGGAAGGAGAGATCGTGCGAGACGACGCACTGGTGGTCACCATCACCGGCCTGGGCAAAATCAAAGCCGCCCTTCGCACGGACCAGCTGCTGCGGGGCCACCGTGTCCGCCGGCTCATCCACGCCGGCACCTGTACCGCCCTGACCACAAGCCTTGCCCTGGGCGAGTTGGTCGCAGCGGATCAGGTGTTTGAGGGCGATCGGATCGAATTGTCCGCCCCCACCTACCCTCGGATGCCGCTGGACGTGTTTGACCCCTCGATGAAGCAGGGGACGCTGGTCACCCAGGATCACACTCCTCAGGACGAAAAAGAGCGCACCTACTGGCAGCGCATCGCCCAGATGAGCGATATGTCCGGTTATGCCGTCGCTTACGTTTCCGCCACGTACGGGGTACCCTGTTTTATCATTAAGGCCATCGCCGGCTATCTCTTCGGGCAAGACGAGAACTTCCAGCGCTCACTCGAGCGGGCCCACGAATCCATCGGAGACTTCCTGATGCGCCATGCTACCGCCTGA
- a CDS encoding DUF420 domain-containing protein, which produces MFESSRAGDGAIRTILLASAAASGFLIWLIYFNEPAAGEAVDVSFLPAVNALLNSLSALCLLIGYVFIRRRNIQMHRRFMLGAFVFSGLFLVSYLIYHYHHGDTPFTGVGFIRPVYFSILISHIALSIAVLPLALITLFFALKGRFDRHPRIARITLPLWLYVSVTGVLVFVLLRVYS; this is translated from the coding sequence ATGTTTGAATCCAGCAGAGCCGGCGACGGCGCCATCCGTACAATCCTGTTGGCCAGTGCCGCGGCCAGTGGGTTTCTCATCTGGTTGATCTACTTCAACGAGCCGGCGGCGGGCGAGGCGGTCGATGTGTCGTTTTTACCCGCTGTGAACGCGCTCCTAAATTCGCTGAGCGCATTGTGCCTCCTGATCGGCTACGTGTTCATTCGTCGCCGCAATATCCAGATGCACCGCCGGTTTATGCTAGGCGCATTTGTCTTCTCCGGGCTGTTCCTCGTCAGTTACCTCATTTACCACTACCACCACGGCGATACGCCGTTTACGGGTGTGGGCTTTATCCGGCCGGTCTATTTCAGTATTTTGATCAGCCACATCGCCTTGTCGATCGCGGTGCTCCCCCTCGCGCTGATTACCCTGTTTTTTGCGCTCAAGGGGCGTTTCGACCGACATCCTCGTATCGCCAGGATAACCCTGCCGCTCTGGCTGTACGTGTCGGTTACTGGCGTGCTGGTATTCGTTCTACTGCGTGTCTATTCCTGA
- a CDS encoding chemotaxis protein, with amino-acid sequence MSAALSNILKPGTNEFEIIEFALGHVTDEGEEVIQSLALNVAKVREIIPMPTLTRLPQMPPGVCGITHLRDRIIPVIDLGYFLYGQARISKAEHLIVSEFNGTRLGLVIDSVKRIHRLSWQAFTPPESLKGVAPNCDSIVGILMIDNRTIMMIDIERILAEIHPKFAFVNTSNVPADFGVKHRVMTVEDSAIIRKLIHNELNSVGFQIISLNDGQEAWELLQSYARRVSEGDALSDIVNLVITDIEMPRMDGYTLTKNIKTHEILKRIPVVIFSSMISDDNLHHGEHVGADAQLAKPQITRLLDCSRSLLTGKKVEPQLA; translated from the coding sequence ATGTCGGCCGCACTATCCAATATACTGAAGCCAGGTACCAACGAATTCGAGATCATCGAATTTGCTCTGGGACATGTCACCGACGAAGGCGAGGAGGTCATCCAATCGCTCGCCCTCAATGTTGCCAAGGTTAGGGAGATCATTCCCATGCCGACATTGACGCGCCTCCCCCAGATGCCCCCTGGCGTGTGCGGGATCACCCATTTGCGCGATCGAATCATCCCGGTAATTGATCTAGGTTATTTCCTGTACGGCCAGGCAAGAATCTCAAAGGCAGAGCACTTGATCGTCAGTGAGTTCAACGGGACACGCCTGGGCCTCGTCATCGACTCCGTCAAGCGCATCCACCGCTTGAGCTGGCAGGCATTTACGCCACCAGAATCGCTTAAAGGTGTCGCCCCCAACTGCGACTCGATCGTGGGTATCCTCATGATCGACAACCGCACGATCATGATGATCGATATCGAACGCATCCTCGCCGAGATCCATCCGAAGTTCGCGTTTGTCAACACCTCGAATGTGCCCGCGGACTTTGGCGTCAAGCACCGTGTCATGACCGTGGAGGACTCCGCCATCATCCGCAAGCTCATTCATAACGAACTCAACTCGGTCGGTTTCCAGATCATCTCGCTCAACGATGGGCAGGAGGCGTGGGAACTACTCCAGTCGTACGCCAGGCGCGTCAGCGAGGGCGACGCGTTATCCGATATCGTCAATCTGGTCATCACCGACATCGAGATGCCGCGGATGGATGGGTACACGTTGACCAAGAACATCAAAACCCATGAGATTCTCAAGCGGATACCGGTCGTGATCTTCTCTTCGATGATCAGTGATGACAACCTCCACCACGGCGAACACGTCGGGGCGGACGCGCAGCTGGCCAAGCCTCAGATCACCCGGTTGCTGGATTGTTCGCGATCGCTGCTGACGGGTAAAAAAGTAGAGCCCCAGCTCGCGTAG
- a CDS encoding plastocyanin/azurin family copper-binding protein, whose protein sequence is MKRYTVPVLVTLLALGACTTEPNSQVASAPSDEQDTMRAVSVREEAVQEIIIEPVGDEMKFATTEFTVKAGTTVKLTMKNTAKSPAMQHNVVVLKPASDINAVGMAGMQAGAAKQYVPESDAVLFATAIAMPGETKSVEFTAPPAGDYPFICTFPGHFALMKGVMHSVE, encoded by the coding sequence ATGAAACGATATACCGTACCCGTACTGGTTACCCTGCTCGCGCTCGGCGCTTGCACCACGGAACCGAATTCCCAGGTTGCCTCGGCGCCTTCCGATGAACAGGATACGATGCGTGCCGTATCCGTTCGCGAGGAAGCGGTTCAGGAGATTATCATCGAACCGGTGGGTGACGAGATGAAGTTCGCCACGACCGAGTTCACGGTGAAGGCCGGCACGACAGTCAAGCTGACCATGAAAAACACGGCCAAGAGCCCGGCGATGCAGCACAATGTCGTGGTGCTGAAACCAGCATCGGACATCAATGCTGTGGGCATGGCCGGCATGCAAGCTGGCGCGGCCAAGCAGTATGTGCCAGAGAGCGACGCCGTTCTGTTCGCGACGGCCATCGCTATGCCGGGTGAGACCAAATCGGTCGAATTCACGGCCCCGCCGGCCGGGGACTACCCGTTTATCTGCACCTTCCCCGGGCACTTCGCCCTGATGAAAGGCGTGATGCACTCGGTCGAGTAG
- a CDS encoding COX15/CtaA family protein — MPDQATLLSPDLRRRRRFTLVTLGCTIVLLSWGAVVTSIDAGLAVPDWPTSFDSYDPINPMPQWYAIPPVLAEHGHRLLGMLVGFCTIVLAGWTWYADPRRWMKYLGMIALVLVIVQGTLGGFRVLWQSLNLAVIHACVAQLYFSLLAAMWVFTTPTWLNREGLAEGEAGDALRRYFWLPVSALYGQVVLGAVLRHVGQGVDVALAMIHMTGAFLVFGILLMAIRWVRLSSTRGTLVHHVSGVMAVLLVAQIGLGFVAYAVLLQEAGIGRSGLQVLLNTTHMVVGASLMAATVMLTILGVRKPLPEQHLRE, encoded by the coding sequence ATGCCCGATCAGGCCACGCTTCTCTCTCCCGATCTGCGCCGGCGGCGACGCTTCACCCTTGTTACCCTGGGCTGCACGATTGTTCTTCTTTCCTGGGGAGCGGTCGTGACCAGCATTGATGCCGGCCTGGCCGTGCCCGACTGGCCCACTTCGTTTGATTCTTACGACCCCATCAACCCGATGCCCCAGTGGTATGCCATTCCGCCGGTACTGGCCGAACATGGCCATCGGTTGCTCGGGATGCTCGTGGGCTTTTGTACGATCGTACTGGCGGGGTGGACCTGGTACGCAGATCCACGGCGCTGGATGAAGTATCTGGGGATGATAGCCCTTGTCCTCGTCATCGTACAGGGGACACTCGGTGGTTTTCGCGTCCTATGGCAGTCGCTTAACCTGGCGGTGATCCACGCCTGCGTGGCGCAGCTATACTTCTCACTGTTAGCGGCCATGTGGGTGTTTACGACCCCAACGTGGTTAAACAGGGAGGGGCTTGCGGAAGGAGAGGCGGGCGATGCGCTGCGTCGCTACTTCTGGCTACCGGTTAGCGCATTGTATGGACAGGTCGTGTTGGGCGCGGTCCTGAGACATGTCGGGCAGGGAGTGGATGTGGCCCTGGCGATGATTCACATGACCGGGGCGTTTCTGGTGTTCGGCATCCTCCTCATGGCCATCCGGTGGGTGCGCCTGTCGTCCACACGGGGCACACTGGTGCACCATGTGTCGGGTGTCATGGCCGTTTTATTAGTAGCGCAGATCGGTTTAGGGTTTGTTGCGTATGCGGTGCTGCTTCAAGAAGCGGGCATCGGACGCAGCGGCCTACAAGTGTTACTGAATACCACTCACATGGTTGTGGGCGCCAGCCTGATGGCGGCCACCGTTATGTTAACGATACTGGGAGTACGAAAACCACTCCCTGAACAACACCTGAGAGAGTAG
- a CDS encoding copper-binding protein: protein MKTYTGIGVVERITPSRQFVQIDHEDIPGFMDAMSMHFAVMDTSLLTGIGMADSVVFDVRVALDGVAIVRVDRLPG from the coding sequence GTGAAGACTTATACGGGTATCGGTGTCGTCGAGCGCATCACCCCGTCACGCCAGTTCGTCCAGATTGATCACGAAGACATCCCGGGGTTCATGGACGCAATGTCCATGCATTTTGCGGTGATGGACACGTCCCTGCTCACCGGCATTGGCATGGCCGATTCCGTGGTTTTCGACGTTCGCGTGGCGTTGGATGGCGTCGCGATCGTCCGGGTCGACCGGCTCCCGGGGTAA
- a CDS encoding cytochrome C oxidase subunit IV family protein yields the protein MAHAHAANHGHHIIPLKLLLSVFGGLVFLTIFTVLTAEFVDLGPFNIVLAIVIAIMKAGLVVTFFMGLKWDNRVNALIFAVGCIFVIVFLTFTIFDTAFRGDIGNVGKQTIEEERRALEGVDEAAPPAAH from the coding sequence ATGGCACACGCACACGCAGCGAATCACGGACACCACATCATCCCGCTCAAACTGCTGCTCTCCGTATTCGGCGGGCTGGTGTTCCTGACTATCTTTACCGTGTTGACGGCCGAATTCGTTGATCTCGGGCCGTTTAACATTGTCCTCGCTATCGTGATTGCCATCATGAAGGCGGGTCTGGTCGTCACGTTCTTCATGGGGCTGAAGTGGGACAACCGGGTGAATGCCCTCATCTTCGCCGTAGGCTGCATCTTTGTCATCGTGTTCCTCACCTTCACCATATTCGACACCGCCTTCCGCGGCGATATCGGGAATGTGGGTAAACAGACGATCGAAGAAGAACGACGTGCGCTGGAAGGCGTGGATGAGGCCGCGCCGCCGGCGGCTCACTAA
- a CDS encoding cytochrome c oxidase subunit 3 family protein produces MGSGHAEPAHPSHLQHHFVTSEQQFDAAKMGMWLFLVTEILLFSGMFVAYTVYRVWHPEVFQAASKLLDWRLGGFNTLVLLASSLTVAMAIHFAQKDNRKMLITNLVITVLLAGVFMVVKYFEYTSKFEHGIFPGAHYASHDLEMLYAPQFFSIYFIMTGIHGVHVLVGMFLMSWLVFRAMRGHFSSSWYTPVELTGLYWHIVDIIWIFLFPLMYLI; encoded by the coding sequence ATGGGTAGCGGACACGCGGAGCCGGCGCATCCCTCGCACCTGCAACACCACTTCGTGACGTCCGAACAGCAATTTGACGCTGCGAAGATGGGCATGTGGCTCTTCCTCGTTACGGAAATCCTGCTTTTCAGCGGTATGTTCGTGGCCTACACGGTCTACCGCGTATGGCACCCGGAAGTGTTTCAGGCCGCCAGCAAGCTGCTGGACTGGCGCCTCGGCGGCTTTAACACGCTCGTCCTGCTGGCGTCTTCGCTTACGGTCGCCATGGCCATCCACTTTGCACAGAAGGACAACCGGAAGATGCTGATCACCAACCTGGTGATCACGGTGCTGCTCGCCGGCGTCTTCATGGTCGTCAAGTATTTCGAGTATACATCCAAGTTCGAACACGGTATCTTCCCGGGGGCGCATTACGCCAGCCACGACCTCGAAATGCTGTATGCTCCGCAGTTCTTCAGCATCTACTTCATCATGACCGGCATCCACGGCGTACACGTGCTCGTCGGGATGTTCTTGATGAGCTGGCTGGTCTTTCGCGCCATGCGCGGCCACTTTTCGAGCAGCTGGTACACCCCGGTCGAACTCACCGGTCTGTACTGGCACATCGTCGACATCATCTGGATATTCCTCTTCCCGTTGATGTATCTCATCTAG